CCATTACAACCTCGCCTTGCAAAACACGCGCTTTGCAGGTGCAGCAAACCCCTCCTTTGCAAGCATAGGGCAACTCGGCACCAAATTTTTGGGCAGCTTCGAGTATGCTTTGCCCACTTGACTTTAACGGAAAATCGAAAGCGTTGCCATCTAAAATAACGGTTATTTGGCTTTCGAGGTCGTTTGTAGTATTAGCGGCCATGTTTTGGGCAAACGCTTCTTTGGCTGCCGCCGCCGAACTGGCGGTAAACAGCTCAAAATGAATTCGGTTTTTAGGTACACGCAGTTCTTGTAAGGTGTTCGATACTTCGTTTATCATACTCTCGGGGCCACATAAAAAATAAGCGTTTACAGTGGCCGCGTCAAAAAATTTAAAGGCAAACACGGCACATTTTTCTCCGGTTATTCGCCCTCTAAACAAATGCGCTCCAACATTTTCGCCGCTTATTATATGGTGCACCACCAATCGGGTTAAGTATTTGTTTTTTAGCTGCTCTAACTCCTCCCTAAAAATAATACTTTCGGTGTTTCTGTTGCCTAAAAACAGTATAAACTGGCTTTGAGGCTCGGTATATAAAGTAGATTTTATAAGAGAAATAATGGGTGTAATGCCACTGCCGGCGGCAAAACCCACATACTGGTTGCTATTATCGGGGTGTAAAGGCGTATAAAAACTTCCGGATGGCTCCATAACGTCTAACACATCTCCCTCTTTAAGCATTTCGTTGGCAAATGTAGAGAAAATTCCGGAAGGTATTTTTTTTACTGCCACCCGCAATTCGGCTTCGTGGGGGGCGCTGCAAATCGAGTACGACCGCCTTATTTCCTCTCCTGAAATAGTAGTTTTCAAGGTTAGGTTTTGACCGG
The sequence above is drawn from the Sphingobacteriales bacterium genome and encodes:
- the paaK gene encoding phenylacetate-CoA oxygenase/reductase subunit PaaK, coding for MAAPKFNPLVVKQIRRETPDTVSVVFNVPNNLAKNYQYIAGQNLTLKTTISGEEIRRSYSICSAPHEAELRVAVKKIPSGIFSTFANEMLKEGDVLDVMEPSGSFYTPLHPDNSNQYVGFAAGSGITPIISLIKSTLYTEPQSQFILFLGNRNTESIIFREELEQLKNKYLTRLVVHHIISGENVGAHLFRGRITGEKCAVFAFKFFDAATVNAYFLCGPESMINEVSNTLQELRVPKNRIHFELFTASSAAAAKEAFAQNMAANTTNDLESQITVILDGNAFDFPLKSSGQSILEAAQKFGAELPYACKGGVCCTCKARVLQGEVVMEVNYALEPEEVEQGYVLTCQSHPKTPKVVLSFDEN